From one Longimicrobium sp. genomic stretch:
- a CDS encoding FAD-binding oxidoreductase, which yields MTDTEIAARNTPVWDDGSWAGLPRLEDDVTADVCVVGLGGSGLTCMGELRRMGVSVVGVDAGMVAGGAAGRNGGFLLAGAYEFYHDAVAAYGRERALTIYRTTLAEVDRITAETPDAVRRVGSLRIAADDEEVADCRAQLAAMRADGLAVEWYEGAEGTGLLIPSDGAFNPLLRCRTLALRLADAGARLFEHSPATELRAGEVRTPGGRVRCGRVIVAVDGRLEQLVPALAGRVRTARLQMVATAPLPEIRFPRPCYMRWGYEWWQQLPDGRIALGGFRDRGGDPEWTHHAEPGDVVQEMIDHFLRGTLGVDAPITHRWAAPVGYTEDGLPVLDEVEPGVWALGGYSGTGNVIGALCGRAAAQLAVTGASELRPLFVSA from the coding sequence GTGACTGATACCGAGATTGCCGCGCGGAACACGCCGGTGTGGGACGACGGGAGCTGGGCGGGGCTGCCGCGGCTGGAGGACGACGTCACCGCCGACGTGTGCGTGGTGGGGCTGGGCGGGTCGGGGCTCACCTGCATGGGCGAGCTGCGGCGGATGGGCGTGAGCGTCGTGGGCGTGGACGCGGGGATGGTCGCGGGCGGGGCGGCGGGGCGAAACGGCGGGTTCCTGCTGGCCGGCGCGTACGAGTTCTACCACGACGCGGTCGCGGCGTACGGGCGGGAGCGCGCGCTGACCATCTACCGCACCACGCTCGCCGAGGTCGACCGCATCACCGCGGAGACGCCGGACGCGGTGCGGCGCGTGGGCTCGCTCCGCATCGCCGCGGACGACGAGGAGGTGGCGGACTGCCGCGCGCAGCTGGCCGCCATGCGAGCGGACGGGCTGGCCGTGGAGTGGTACGAGGGCGCGGAGGGCACCGGGCTGCTCATCCCCTCCGACGGCGCGTTCAATCCCCTGCTCCGCTGCCGCACCCTGGCGCTCCGGCTGGCGGATGCGGGCGCGCGGCTGTTCGAGCACTCGCCCGCGACCGAGCTGCGCGCGGGCGAGGTGCGCACGCCGGGCGGACGCGTGCGCTGCGGTCGCGTGATCGTGGCCGTCGACGGGCGGCTGGAGCAGCTGGTGCCCGCGCTGGCCGGGCGCGTCCGCACCGCGCGGCTGCAGATGGTGGCGACGGCGCCGCTCCCGGAGATCCGCTTCCCGCGTCCCTGCTACATGCGCTGGGGATACGAGTGGTGGCAGCAGCTTCCGGACGGCCGCATCGCCCTGGGCGGCTTCCGCGACCGCGGCGGCGACCCGGAGTGGACGCACCACGCCGAGCCGGGCGACGTGGTGCAGGAGATGATCGATCACTTCCTGCGCGGCACCCTCGGCGTCGACGCGCCCATCACCCACCGCTGGGCCGCGCCCGTCGGCTACACGGAAGACGGGCTGCCGGTGCTGGACGAGGTGGAGCCCGGCGTCTGGGCGCTCGGCGGGTACAGCGGCACCGGCAACGTCATCGGGGCGCTCTGCGGCCGCGCCGCGGCGCAGCTCGCAGTCACCGGCGCGTCGGAGCTGCGCCCGCTGTTCGTCTCCGCGTAG
- a CDS encoding FGGY family carbohydrate kinase, translating into MSKRHVLAMDIGSSSVRAQVYDARGRAAGAGAQVPVRWRTHPRGAMEADADTLVRAALTALDRATKAARAAKLEIAAVAIDTFWHGVMGVDADGRTLTPLYAWGDTRARDAAARLRERVDAEAAHGRTGCFVHESYPAAKLVWLRQMLGDTFPRAAAWLSIGEHLGERLSGVRRTSLSMASATGLLDVRECRWDAEMLAACGITGAHLPELSDEPVRGLLPPFARRWPELAGVPWFPALGDGACATVGSGAAKPGRLALTVGTSAAVRVLREDAEPRVPDGLWLYRVDARRTVAGRAISNGGNTFAWLRRTLRLPRPDRLEAMLASAADEPAPHLRAIPTLLGERPPLSERGEAATFAGMTMDTTPVDLWRAWLWAVAGRVADAVAAVEGEYGRADEIVASGGALHASASFRRILERALGRPITLRDDGNDTARGAALVALERIRG; encoded by the coding sequence ATGAGCAAACGCCACGTGCTGGCGATGGACATCGGCTCCTCCTCCGTGCGCGCGCAGGTGTACGACGCGCGCGGCCGGGCGGCGGGCGCGGGGGCGCAGGTGCCGGTGCGCTGGCGCACGCACCCGCGCGGCGCCATGGAGGCCGACGCGGACACGCTCGTGCGCGCCGCGCTCACCGCGCTGGACCGCGCGACGAAGGCCGCGCGCGCCGCGAAGCTGGAGATCGCCGCCGTCGCGATCGACACCTTCTGGCACGGGGTGATGGGGGTCGATGCGGACGGCCGCACGCTCACGCCGCTCTACGCCTGGGGCGACACGCGCGCGCGGGACGCCGCCGCGCGGCTGCGGGAGCGGGTGGACGCGGAGGCGGCGCACGGCCGCACCGGGTGCTTCGTGCACGAGAGCTACCCGGCCGCCAAGCTGGTCTGGCTGCGCCAGATGTTGGGCGATACCTTCCCGCGCGCCGCGGCCTGGCTCTCCATCGGCGAGCACCTGGGCGAGCGGCTGTCCGGCGTCCGCCGCACCTCGCTGTCGATGGCCTCGGCGACCGGATTGCTGGACGTGCGCGAGTGCCGGTGGGACGCGGAGATGCTGGCCGCGTGCGGCATCACCGGGGCCCATCTCCCCGAGCTTTCCGACGAGCCGGTACGCGGGCTCCTCCCGCCGTTCGCCAGGCGCTGGCCGGAGCTGGCCGGGGTCCCCTGGTTCCCCGCGCTGGGCGACGGCGCCTGCGCCACCGTCGGCAGCGGCGCGGCGAAGCCCGGCCGCCTGGCGCTGACGGTGGGGACGAGCGCCGCCGTCCGCGTGCTGCGCGAGGACGCGGAGCCGCGCGTCCCGGACGGCCTCTGGCTCTACCGGGTGGACGCGCGGCGGACCGTGGCGGGGCGCGCCATCTCCAACGGCGGCAACACCTTCGCCTGGCTGCGCCGCACGCTCCGCCTCCCGCGCCCCGACCGCCTGGAGGCCATGCTCGCGTCCGCCGCCGACGAGCCGGCGCCGCATCTCCGGGCCATCCCCACCCTGCTGGGCGAGCGCCCGCCGCTCTCCGAGCGGGGCGAGGCCGCCACCTTCGCGGGGATGACGATGGACACCACGCCCGTCGACCTCTGGCGCGCGTGGCTGTGGGCGGTGGCGGGGCGGGTGGCGGACGCGGTCGCCGCGGTGGAGGGCGAGTACGGGCGCGCGGACGAGATCGTGGCCAGCGGCGGCGCGCTGCACGCATCGGCGTCGTTCCGCCGCATCCTCGAGCGCGCGCTCGGCCGCCCCATCACCCTGCGCGACGATGGCAACGACACCGCCCGCGGCGCCGCCCTCGTCGCGCTGGAGCGCATCCGCGGCTGA
- a CDS encoding PAS domain-containing protein, with the protein MQATAGVLEKADVLSETELDTLPVGMIQLAPDGKVLKFNQTESALARVAKDDALGKNFFDEVAPCTRVQEFHGRFVEGVEKKSLHTVFDYVFRFRDGRRKNVVISMFYSASTETVWVCVERP; encoded by the coding sequence ATGCAGGCAACCGCCGGAGTCCTGGAGAAAGCCGACGTGCTGTCCGAGACCGAGCTCGACACCCTTCCCGTGGGGATGATCCAGCTGGCGCCGGACGGCAAGGTGCTGAAGTTCAACCAGACCGAGTCGGCACTGGCCCGCGTGGCCAAGGACGACGCGCTGGGGAAGAACTTCTTCGACGAGGTGGCGCCGTGCACCAGGGTGCAGGAGTTCCACGGCCGCTTCGTGGAGGGGGTGGAGAAGAAGAGCCTGCACACGGTGTTCGACTATGTCTTCCGGTTCCGCGACGGGCGCCGGAAGAACGTGGTGATCTCGATGTTCTACAGCGCCAGCACGGAGACGGTGTGGGTGTGTGTGGAGAGGCCGTGA
- a CDS encoding plastocyanin/azurin family copper-binding protein, producing the protein MQHGNLLAVAALGVLLLAAACGGGRDSVDGDAPADTAQAAAPAPAASSGPVALGTPGEGNGRVIEIKMITDEQGNRFEPNAVSAKEHDVLRFTLVSGGGVHNVSFPAARNPGVQGLPAPSELMQAAGQTKEYVVGLKPGSYYFQCDPHAALGMTGTLNVGA; encoded by the coding sequence ATGCAGCACGGGAACCTGCTGGCCGTCGCCGCGCTCGGCGTCTTGCTGCTCGCGGCGGCGTGCGGCGGCGGGAGGGACAGCGTGGATGGCGATGCCCCCGCGGACACCGCTCAGGCGGCGGCTCCCGCGCCAGCGGCGAGCTCCGGGCCCGTCGCCCTCGGGACGCCGGGGGAGGGGAACGGCCGGGTGATCGAGATCAAAATGATCACCGACGAGCAGGGAAACCGCTTCGAGCCGAACGCCGTCAGCGCGAAGGAGCACGACGTGCTACGCTTCACGCTGGTGTCCGGCGGCGGCGTGCACAACGTGAGCTTTCCGGCCGCGCGGAACCCCGGCGTGCAGGGACTTCCCGCCCCCAGCGAGCTGATGCAGGCGGCGGGGCAGACGAAGGAGTACGTCGTGGGGCTGAAGCCCGGCTCGTACTACTTCCAGTGCGATCCCCACGCCGCGCTGGGGATGACCGGCACGCTGAACGTCGGCGCGTAG
- the tkt gene encoding transketolase, with protein MSDGRPYGGDLDQLCINTIRTLSMDAVQKANSGHPGTPMALAPLAYVIWTRHLRHNPRDPKWIDRDRFILSAGHASMLLYSMLYLTGYGLELDDLKNFRQWESKTPGHPEYGLTVGVETTTGPLGQGFANGVGMAMAEAHIAAQFNTPEHKPIDHHVYAICSDGDLMEGVASEAGSIAGHLQLGKLIYFWDDNKITIEGSTDLAFTEDLLQRFAGYGWHTDRVEDVNDLEALDAAIRRAKEDPRPSMIAVRTVIGYGSPNRAGSEKAHGEALGEEEVKLSKQQLGWPTTDTFWVPDEALRHMRQAGEKGQQMQDEWKRRYDAFAAAEPELAKRLEDALARRLPEGWDADIPTWSKDDKPLATRAASGKAINAIARHVPWLMGGSADLAGSNNTHIDGVGDFEPQSYDGRNLHFGVREHAMGSLMNGMTLHGGVRVYGGTFLIFSDYMKPPVRLAALMEQPTLYIYTHDSVGLGEDGPTHQPIEQLASLRAVPGLVDLRPGDANETAEAWRFAMEYTEGPVFMALTRQGLPIVDRAVFGAASGLRKGAYVLAEAEGELRAILIATGSEVSVAMEAREQLQAEGIGTRVVSMPSWTLFSRQPREYQDEVLPPEIDARVAVEAASPMGWERWVGRAGRVVGISHFGASAPAKEIFKQLGFSADNVAAKAKEALGIASGEGEEAGLAAAGPTKEGTDEGKQS; from the coding sequence ATGTCCGACGGACGGCCGTACGGCGGCGACCTGGACCAGCTCTGCATCAACACCATCCGCACCCTGTCGATGGACGCGGTGCAGAAAGCCAACTCCGGCCACCCGGGCACGCCCATGGCGCTGGCCCCGCTGGCCTACGTCATCTGGACGCGCCACCTGCGCCACAATCCCCGCGACCCGAAGTGGATCGACCGCGACCGGTTCATCCTTTCCGCCGGGCACGCGTCCATGCTGCTGTACTCCATGCTCTACCTCACCGGCTACGGGCTGGAGCTGGACGACCTGAAGAACTTCCGCCAGTGGGAGAGCAAGACCCCCGGCCACCCCGAGTACGGCCTCACCGTCGGCGTGGAGACCACCACCGGGCCGCTGGGGCAGGGGTTCGCCAACGGCGTGGGGATGGCGATGGCCGAGGCGCACATCGCGGCGCAGTTCAACACGCCCGAGCACAAGCCCATCGACCATCACGTCTACGCCATCTGCTCCGACGGCGACCTGATGGAGGGCGTGGCCAGCGAGGCGGGATCGATCGCCGGCCATCTCCAGCTCGGCAAGCTCATCTACTTCTGGGACGACAACAAGATCACCATCGAGGGCTCCACCGACCTGGCCTTCACCGAGGACCTGCTGCAGCGCTTCGCCGGCTACGGCTGGCACACCGACCGCGTGGAAGACGTGAACGACCTGGAGGCCCTCGACGCCGCCATCCGCCGCGCCAAGGAGGACCCGCGCCCGTCGATGATCGCGGTGCGCACGGTCATCGGCTACGGCTCGCCCAACCGCGCGGGGAGCGAAAAGGCGCACGGCGAGGCGCTGGGCGAGGAAGAGGTGAAGCTCTCCAAGCAGCAGCTGGGCTGGCCCACCACCGACACCTTCTGGGTGCCGGACGAGGCGCTCCGGCACATGCGGCAGGCGGGGGAGAAGGGCCAGCAGATGCAGGATGAGTGGAAGCGGCGCTACGACGCCTTCGCCGCCGCCGAGCCGGAGCTGGCCAAGCGGCTGGAGGACGCGCTCGCCCGCCGCCTGCCGGAGGGGTGGGACGCGGACATCCCGACCTGGAGCAAGGACGACAAGCCGCTCGCCACGCGCGCCGCCTCGGGGAAGGCGATCAACGCGATCGCCCGGCACGTTCCCTGGCTGATGGGCGGCTCGGCAGACCTGGCCGGCTCCAACAACACGCACATCGACGGCGTGGGGGACTTCGAGCCGCAGTCGTACGACGGGCGCAACCTGCACTTCGGCGTGCGCGAGCACGCCATGGGCTCGCTGATGAACGGGATGACGCTGCACGGCGGGGTGCGCGTGTACGGCGGCACCTTCCTCATCTTCAGCGACTACATGAAGCCGCCGGTGCGCCTGGCCGCGCTCATGGAGCAGCCCACCCTCTACATCTACACCCACGACTCCGTCGGCCTGGGCGAGGACGGCCCCACGCACCAGCCCATCGAGCAGCTGGCCTCGCTGCGCGCCGTTCCCGGGCTGGTGGACCTGCGCCCCGGCGACGCGAACGAAACCGCCGAAGCGTGGCGCTTCGCGATGGAGTACACCGAGGGCCCGGTCTTCATGGCGCTCACCCGGCAGGGGCTCCCCATCGTCGACCGCGCGGTGTTCGGCGCCGCGTCCGGGCTGCGCAAGGGCGCCTACGTCCTGGCCGAGGCGGAAGGCGAGCTGCGGGCGATCCTCATCGCCACCGGGAGCGAGGTGAGCGTGGCGATGGAGGCGCGCGAGCAGCTGCAGGCGGAGGGGATCGGCACGCGCGTGGTGAGCATGCCAAGCTGGACGCTCTTCTCGCGCCAGCCGCGGGAGTACCAGGACGAGGTGCTGCCGCCGGAGATCGATGCGCGCGTGGCCGTGGAGGCCGCCTCGCCGATGGGGTGGGAGCGGTGGGTGGGCCGCGCCGGCCGCGTGGTCGGCATCAGCCACTTCGGCGCCAGCGCCCCGGCGAAGGAGATCTTCAAGCAGCTCGGCTTCAGCGCGGACAACGTCGCCGCGAAGGCGAAGGAAGCGCTCGGTATCGCCAGCGGCGAGGGCGAGGAAGCCGGCCTGGCCGCGGCGGGGCCGACGAAGGAAGGAACGGACGAAGGAAAACAGTCCTGA
- a CDS encoding lysophospholipid acyltransferase family protein, producing MPDTKPSTSPSPSPAPPASPSPATARGADGDGPRHTPAHRVEYALARTLETAVATLPERVADAVGRRIGRMVYRLGIRRKVVEANLRLAYPGQPEAWIHATARAAYEHLGRESAAILRLGKLDRQAIVDRTVPVGWDELQGALDEGKGVILVTGHYGNWEIAAATVASRGTPIAAIVRRQGNRLVDARLNGLRLNLGVETITQREAPSRVPRLLRRNRVIGIVGDQDARRAGVFVPFFGRPASTHRGPALFALKLGAPVFACVARRLPGREVRYEVSGQRVPVVRTGDLEADVRALTAELAARLEGEVRKAPEQYFWFHRRWKSSPGPEHFAAESGNAEAASVPADTDPDDA from the coding sequence ATGCCGGACACGAAGCCATCTACATCTCCATCCCCCTCCCCCGCCCCGCCCGCGTCTCCGTCCCCCGCGACGGCGCGTGGCGCGGACGGCGACGGGCCGCGCCACACGCCCGCGCACCGCGTGGAGTACGCGCTGGCGCGGACGCTGGAGACCGCGGTGGCCACGCTCCCCGAGCGCGTGGCGGACGCCGTCGGCCGGCGGATCGGGCGGATGGTGTACCGGCTGGGGATCCGGCGGAAGGTGGTCGAGGCCAACCTCCGCCTGGCCTATCCCGGCCAGCCGGAGGCGTGGATCCACGCGACCGCGCGCGCCGCGTACGAGCACCTGGGGCGCGAGTCCGCCGCCATCCTGCGGCTGGGCAAGCTCGACCGGCAGGCCATCGTCGACCGCACCGTCCCGGTCGGATGGGATGAGCTGCAGGGCGCGCTGGACGAGGGGAAGGGCGTCATCCTCGTCACCGGCCACTACGGCAACTGGGAGATCGCCGCGGCCACGGTCGCCTCGCGCGGCACGCCGATCGCCGCCATCGTCCGCCGCCAGGGGAACCGGCTGGTGGACGCGCGCCTGAACGGGCTGCGGCTGAACCTGGGCGTGGAGACCATCACCCAGCGCGAAGCGCCGTCGCGCGTCCCGCGGCTGCTGCGCCGGAACCGGGTGATCGGCATCGTGGGCGACCAGGACGCGCGCCGCGCCGGCGTCTTCGTCCCCTTCTTCGGCCGCCCGGCGTCCACCCACCGCGGGCCCGCGCTCTTCGCGCTGAAGCTGGGCGCGCCGGTGTTCGCCTGCGTGGCCCGCCGCCTACCCGGGCGCGAGGTGCGCTACGAGGTGTCGGGGCAGCGCGTCCCGGTCGTCCGCACGGGCGACCTGGAGGCCGACGTGCGGGCGCTCACGGCCGAGCTGGCGGCGCGGCTCGAGGGCGAGGTGAGGAAGGCGCCGGAGCAGTACTTCTGGTTCCACCGGCGCTGGAAAAGCAGCCCCGGACCGGAACATTTCGCCGCGGAATCGGGTAATGCCGAGGCCGCATCCGTCCCCGCGGACACCGACCCGGACGACGCGTGA
- the tal gene encoding transaldolase, translated as MSENTSRLHSLHEQGQSVWLDYIRRGIIENGELEEMIRKYDLRGVTSNPSIFEEAIGKSDDYDDAMETFAAEGTEAGEAFERIAVEDIQNACDIFRPVYDAAGGHDGMVSIEVSPLLADDTQRTLDEARKLWKLVDRPNVMVKIPGTDEGIGAIEEALSEGININITLLFSLRGYEAVMEAFLRAMERRAEAGQPLDHVASVASFFVSRVDSAVDAELEKIVAEGGANAEKAKSVMGRAAIANAKMAYARFLQVFSGERWERLKAKGAHVQRPLWASTSTKNPAYRDVIYVEELIGPDTVNTMPLATIQAFADHGEARRTVDLEMDRARGELATLQELGIDLDAVTERLQVEGVEKFAKSFHQMIKTVDEKLTRVAQET; from the coding sequence ATGTCCGAAAACACCAGCCGCCTCCACTCCCTGCACGAGCAGGGACAGAGCGTGTGGCTCGACTACATCCGCCGCGGAATCATCGAGAACGGCGAGCTGGAGGAGATGATCCGCAAATACGACCTGCGCGGCGTGACCTCCAACCCGTCGATCTTCGAGGAGGCGATCGGGAAGAGCGACGACTACGACGACGCGATGGAGACCTTCGCCGCCGAGGGAACCGAGGCGGGCGAGGCGTTCGAGCGCATCGCGGTGGAGGACATCCAGAACGCGTGCGACATCTTCCGCCCCGTGTACGACGCGGCGGGCGGGCACGACGGGATGGTGTCGATCGAGGTGTCGCCGCTGCTGGCCGACGACACGCAGCGCACGCTGGACGAGGCGCGCAAGCTGTGGAAGCTGGTGGACCGCCCCAACGTGATGGTGAAGATCCCCGGCACCGACGAGGGGATCGGCGCCATCGAGGAGGCGCTGTCGGAGGGGATCAACATCAACATCACCCTGCTCTTCTCGCTGCGCGGCTACGAGGCGGTGATGGAGGCGTTCCTGCGCGCGATGGAGCGCCGCGCCGAGGCCGGCCAGCCGCTGGACCACGTGGCCTCGGTCGCCTCGTTCTTCGTCTCGCGCGTGGACAGCGCGGTGGACGCGGAGCTGGAGAAGATCGTCGCGGAGGGAGGCGCCAACGCCGAGAAGGCGAAGTCGGTGATGGGGCGCGCGGCCATCGCCAACGCGAAGATGGCGTACGCGCGCTTCCTCCAGGTGTTCAGCGGCGAGCGGTGGGAGCGGCTGAAGGCGAAGGGCGCGCACGTGCAGCGGCCGCTCTGGGCCAGCACGTCGACCAAGAACCCGGCGTACCGCGACGTGATCTACGTGGAGGAGCTGATCGGGCCCGACACCGTGAACACCATGCCGCTGGCCACCATCCAGGCCTTCGCCGACCACGGTGAGGCGCGCCGCACGGTGGACCTGGAGATGGACCGCGCGCGCGGGGAGCTGGCCACGCTGCAGGAGCTCGGCATCGACCTGGACGCGGTGACGGAGCGGCTGCAGGTGGAGGGCGTCGAGAAATTCGCGAAGTCGTTCCATCAAATGATCAAGACGGTGGACGAGAAGCTGACGCGGGTGGCCCAGGAGACCTGA
- a CDS encoding PRC-barrel domain-containing protein, giving the protein MSNDDLDRVVPLDELDDFRVSRDDPDPRGWEVVAADGRKIGEVDELLVDTGAMKVRYLDVDLDDEMVAGEHDRHVLVPIGYARLDRDHDRVIVDEITSADLRAIPAYDHGPITRDFETSVRDSWRRDRGDRQRFAAADADGAPSREMRAEAQDDFYSDDSFDETGFWAARRATGLGGALGDIGNDPGYPRDLGGRS; this is encoded by the coding sequence ATGAGCAACGACGACCTGGACCGCGTGGTCCCGCTGGACGAGCTCGACGACTTCCGCGTGTCGCGCGACGACCCCGATCCGCGCGGGTGGGAGGTGGTGGCGGCGGACGGCCGCAAGATCGGCGAGGTCGACGAGCTGCTGGTGGACACCGGGGCCATGAAGGTGCGCTACCTCGATGTCGATCTGGACGACGAGATGGTGGCCGGCGAGCACGACCGCCACGTGCTGGTGCCCATCGGCTACGCGCGGCTGGACCGCGACCACGACCGCGTGATCGTGGACGAGATCACCTCCGCCGACCTGCGCGCGATCCCGGCGTACGACCACGGCCCCATCACCCGCGACTTCGAGACCTCGGTGCGCGACAGCTGGCGGCGCGACCGCGGCGACCGGCAGCGCTTCGCGGCGGCGGATGCGGACGGCGCCCCATCAAGGGAGATGCGCGCGGAGGCGCAGGATGACTTCTACTCCGACGACTCGTTCGACGAGACGGGGTTCTGGGCCGCGCGGCGCGCCACCGGCCTGGGCGGCGCGCTGGGCGACATCGGCAACGACCCCGGTTACCCGCGCGACCTCGGCGGCCGCTCGTAG
- a CDS encoding NADPH-dependent F420 reductase translates to MKIGILGTGVVGQSLGLGFAGRGHEVMMGSRDPGSDKVREWAAKAGGRASAGTFAQAAAFGEIAVLATAWSGTESALQLAGAENLAGKVVIDVTNPLDFSTGAPRLALGFGDSGGEQVQRWLPGAKVVKAFNIITAGEMVDPDFPCGPPTMFICGNDDGAKHAVAGICTDFGWEIVETGGIDGARLLEPLAMLWIVHGIRTGAWTHAFKLLRK, encoded by the coding sequence ATGAAGATCGGCATCCTGGGCACCGGCGTGGTGGGGCAGTCGCTCGGGCTCGGCTTCGCGGGGCGCGGGCACGAGGTGATGATGGGCTCGCGCGATCCCGGCAGCGACAAGGTGCGCGAGTGGGCGGCGAAGGCGGGCGGGCGCGCGTCGGCCGGAACCTTCGCCCAGGCGGCGGCGTTCGGCGAGATCGCGGTGCTGGCGACGGCGTGGAGCGGGACGGAAAGCGCGCTGCAGCTCGCCGGCGCGGAGAACCTGGCGGGCAAGGTGGTGATCGACGTCACCAACCCGCTCGACTTCTCCACCGGCGCGCCGCGGCTGGCGCTGGGGTTCGGCGACTCGGGCGGCGAGCAGGTGCAGCGCTGGCTTCCCGGCGCGAAGGTGGTGAAGGCGTTCAACATCATCACCGCGGGGGAGATGGTGGACCCCGACTTCCCCTGCGGCCCGCCGACGATGTTCATCTGCGGCAACGACGACGGCGCGAAGCACGCCGTGGCCGGCATCTGCACCGACTTCGGCTGGGAGATCGTGGAGACCGGCGGCATCGACGGCGCGCGCCTGCTGGAGCCGCTGGCGATGCTCTGGATCGTGCACGGCATCCGCACCGGCGCGTGGACGCACGCGTTCAAGCTGCTGCGGAAGTAG
- a CDS encoding glycosyltransferase family 4 protein yields the protein MRIVLSNASYSWGGVHQVTEVLARGLQERGHYVAVFGRPDSPLEERLRGVAPFEPILKGMDLHPGVVWRAARALGRHRADVVLTLMKKDVRLTGPAAWMRRIPVVVRHANDRPLRGTPDHRLFFGALPARHVANSAATRETLLRSAPWLRPDSMAVIHNGIDAARFDRATPAALGLPESALAIGFIGRFDERKGVLDLARAWPAVAAALPHAHLVMVGKGPAEERTRALLADAERVHWLGYRRDIPELLRAMDVLAVPSHWEGFGLVAAEGLAAGVPVVAANASSLPEIVEHEVQGLLVPPGDPDALAAALVRLARDPTARARMSAAGRARARDAFSLDRMIDRYEALLAEVAKKR from the coding sequence ATGCGCATCGTGCTCAGCAACGCCTCGTACAGCTGGGGCGGGGTGCACCAGGTGACGGAGGTGCTGGCGCGGGGGCTCCAGGAGCGCGGCCATTACGTCGCGGTGTTCGGCCGGCCGGACTCGCCGCTGGAGGAGCGGCTGCGCGGGGTGGCGCCCTTCGAGCCGATCCTGAAGGGGATGGACCTGCACCCCGGCGTGGTCTGGCGCGCCGCCCGCGCCCTCGGCCGCCACCGGGCCGACGTGGTGCTGACGCTGATGAAGAAGGACGTGCGCCTCACCGGCCCCGCGGCGTGGATGCGGCGCATCCCCGTCGTCGTCCGGCACGCCAACGACCGCCCGCTGCGCGGCACCCCGGACCACCGCCTGTTCTTCGGCGCGCTCCCCGCGCGGCACGTGGCCAACTCCGCGGCGACGCGCGAGACGCTGCTGCGGTCGGCGCCCTGGCTGCGGCCGGACTCGATGGCGGTGATCCATAACGGGATCGACGCCGCGCGCTTCGACCGGGCGACTCCCGCCGCGCTGGGACTGCCGGAGAGCGCGCTGGCGATCGGCTTCATCGGGCGGTTCGACGAGCGCAAGGGCGTGCTGGACCTGGCGCGCGCCTGGCCCGCGGTGGCCGCCGCCCTCCCCCACGCGCACCTGGTGATGGTCGGCAAGGGCCCGGCGGAAGAGCGGACGCGCGCGCTGCTGGCGGATGCGGAGCGCGTGCACTGGCTGGGCTACCGCCGCGACATCCCCGAGCTGCTGCGGGCGATGGACGTGCTGGCCGTCCCCTCGCACTGGGAGGGGTTCGGGCTGGTGGCGGCGGAGGGGCTGGCGGCGGGCGTCCCCGTCGTAGCCGCGAACGCGAGCAGCCTGCCGGAGATCGTGGAGCACGAAGTGCAGGGACTGCTCGTCCCGCCGGGCGATCCGGACGCGCTCGCCGCCGCGCTGGTGCGCCTGGCCCGCGACCCTACCGCCCGCGCGCGGATGTCCGCGGCCGGCCGCGCCCGCGCCCGCGACGCCTTCAGCCTCGATCGCATGATCGACCGCTACGAGGCGCTGCTGGCAGAGGTCGCGAAGAAGCGCTAA